CCAGCGCCGGCGCTCAATGTGGTGTTGACCGCCGAGCGCAGGGAGGCCCAGTCGATGGACTCCTGCCCGGTGAGTGTGGCTGGATCGACCGGGAACTCGTCGGCGGGCGAGGTGAGCGGGTCGGGTGGGTCACCGATGCCTTCGTGCATCCGGAGGCGCCCCACTGACGACGTGTCGGCGCTGCTCATCGGGATGGCGAAGCCGGTGTCGCGACCGCCGTGGGTGTGTTGGAACGCCTCTGCGGCCGCCGCCTGGGCCTCGTTGACCAGCACCCGCATGCTGCGGTAGTGCAGAGCGTCTCCTCCGCGCACGAAGTTGTTCATCCGCCGGAACGCCACGGCGCGCGCTTCTTCGACCTCGCGAACCCGGTCCCACATCGCGTCGATGAAACCGGTCAGCGAATCAGCGATGTCGGGTCTGAGGCCCTCGACGTGGGAGACGATCTCGGCGATGTCCGTCTCGAGCTGGGCACGTTGCGACGGTGTGGCGATGAGCGTGGCGAAAGCGCGGAACGCCTGCCCTTCAGCGGCCTCGGAGATGACGTCGTGGCCTTCGAACATCCGGTCCAGCGAATCGGCGAAGGCAGCCGGATCGTCGGCGAGACTTTGGCGGATGAGCGCCGTGGTGTTGGCTTGCATCTGCTCGCCGTAGCGGGCGATGTCGGCGGGGATCCGCTCGATCAGCTGGGTGAGCGCGGTGACCTTGTCGACGAGATCACGCTGGTCCACGTCCTGGGTGGTGTCGTCGTCGAGTGCCTCGCGCTGTGCGGTGAGCATGGCGATCTGATCGTCGAGCGCCTGCCGGCGGGCGGCGGGATCGGGGCTGGCCTCGATGGCGATCTGCCGGATCTCGGCCATGACCATGGAGAGCGCGGATTCGGTCGCGAGGGAGGTGTGCCGCTGCAGGTTGGACATCTGGCGGACGGCCTGGCTCGCGCCGGAGGTCAGCTGGTAGCGCTCGGTGCGGGTGTCAGGATCGATACTGCGCCGGACCCAGCCCTTCTTCGTCCACCGGGTCAGCAGGGTGTCGGCATCCGGGGCGGGGGTGAGGCCGGGTTCGTCGTCCGCGGGCAGGTAACCGCGCATCGGACCAGCCAGGTCAGCGTCGATCTTGGCGGTGAGAGATTCTCCGTCGACGATCCGGCCGTCGCCGAGGTGCGCCGCCATCAGCGCGAGGTGCAGCAGCGCGTCGTTGGAGCGGAGCAGCGACATGGTGACGTCAGCTGCGGCGTTGGCGCGAAACTCCAGCCATAGTTGCTCGGCGCTTCGCTCCTTCCCCCTCACGCTTCGACACCATAATCGATGCCCGGCCAGGACGACGACTCGTGCTGGACACTCTGGTGTTTGCTAGGAGTTGACCTGTGATGACGCGATGAACGGGAGGTCTTTGGGCGGGCCATCCTCGATCAGCTGGAGGAGTGCCTGGGTATCGAGGTGTTCGGTCACGGCGTCGGCGAGCCGGTCGAGCATCAGCTCGCGTTGTTCGGTGAATCCGGGACCACCGGTGGGTCGCCAGGACCGGCCGGCTTCGCCGGCGATTTCGGTGAGCCAGGCGCGGCGGAAGGCGTCGTTCTCGAACGCGCCGTGCCACATCGTGCCCCAGACGCTGCCGGCGCGGTAGCCGTCGAGAAACCGTTCGCTAGGGCGGTGCGTGCCGGTGGCGACGCCGTGGTGGATCTCGTAGGCCTGGACGGGGTGGCCGCGCCATGATCCCTGCGGGCGGCCCAGCTGCTTCTCGGTGCTGAACATCACCTCGGCCGGAAGCAGCCCGAGCCCGTCCACGGACTGCCCGGACTCGACCGGATCGACGATCTTCTCGGTGAGCATCTGGTAGCCGCCGCAGACACCGAGCACGGGGCGGCCAGACCGGGCGCGAGCGACGACGGCCGTGTCCAGCCCGCGTTCCCGCAGCCAGGCCAGGTCGGACACGGTCGCCCGGCTGCCGGGGAGAACCGCAAGATCGGCGCCGGCGACGACGTCGGGGTCGGCGGTCAGGGTCACGGTCACGCCCGGCTCCGACGCGAGGGCGTCGACGTCGGTGGCATTCGACACCCGCGGGAAACGCACGACGGCGACCGTCAGCGGCCGTTCGCTGCGTCCTGCCAACCGAGCGTCCGGGCCCTCACTCTGCAGGACGCTGGCGCGTTGCCAGCCGCCGGCGGCGAGGGCGTCCTCGGAGTCGATCCACACGCCATCGAGCCACGGCAGTACCCCGTACACCGGCCGGCCGGTGAGTTCGGTGATCCGTTCCAGTCCTGGTCGCAGCACGTCGACGTCTCCGCGGAACTTGTTGACGACGAAACCGGCCAGCTGCCGTTGATCGGCAGCGTCCAACAGCGCCAGCGTGCCGAACATGGCAGCCAGCGACCCACCGCGGTCGACGTCGGCCACGACCAGCACCGGCAGATCGGCATGACGGGCGAGACCCATGTTGACGTAGTCACCGGCCCGCAGATTGATCTCGGCCGGGCTGCCCGCTCCTTCGCAGATGACGACGTCGAACCGGCTGCGCAGATCGGCCAGCGCCTCGAAGGCGGCTTGGGCCAGCTTCTGCCGGCCGGTCGTGTACTCACCGCTGCGCAATGTGCCGTGCGCGCGGCCCATCAGCACGATGTGGGACGTCCGGTCACTGCCGGGTTTCAGCAGCACCGGATTCATGGCGGCCTCGGGTGTCACCCGGGCGGCCATCGCCTGCACCCACTGCGCCCGCCCGATCTCTGAGCCATCGGGGCAGACCATGGAATTGTTGGACATGTTCTGTGCCTTGAATGGCGCCACCCGTATTCCTTGGCGGGACAGCCACCGGCAGAGGCCGGAGGCCACCAGGCTCTTGCCGGCATCCGACGTGGTCCCCGCCACCAGCAGCCCGGCGCCGTGTGTGCTGGTCATCGGGCCCTCCGCCGGCGGGTCAGCGTCGTGACGGCGATCCGACCGGCGACGACGGTGGCCAGCGCGCCCACCGAGACAGCTCGGGACAGGCGCACCGCACGTGGGATGTCGGCTGCCTTGACATCAGGCCCGGAGCCGAGGACGGGTCGCTCATCGACGCCGTAGGGATAAACCGTGCGTCCACCCAGCTGCCGGCCGAGCGCCCCGGCGAATGCCGATTCCACGACCCCCGCGTTGGGGCTCGGGTGACGCCCCGCGTCCGCGCTCCAGGCGCGCAGCGCATCCCCTGTCCGGCCACCTACCAGCGGTGCGGCAACGGCCGTCAACACCCCGGCGAGGCGTGCCGGGATGACGTTGGCGGCGTCGTCAAGCCGGGCCGACGCCCACCCGAAGTTGCGGTACCGGTCGCTTTTGTGTCCCACCATGGCGTCGAGTGTGTTGACCGCGCGGTAGCCGATCAGGCCTGGCAATCCGGCGACCGCGCCCCAGAACAGCGGCGCCACCACCGCGTCAGAGGTGTTCTCGGCCACCGACTCGACGGTGGCGCGGGCCAGACTGTCGGCGTCGAGTACGGCAGGGTCCCGGCCACACAGATGCGGCAGGCGGCGCCGGGCAGCCTCGAGGTCTCCGGCTTCGAGTGAGCGGGCGAGCAGATCGGCCTCGCGGGTCAGGCTGCGCCCGCCCAGCACGGCCCACGTCGCCAGCGCAGTGGCCGCTACCTGGACGTTCCCGGAGCGACGGCGGGCCGCTTCGGCCGCGGCGACCGG
This sequence is a window from Phytoactinopolyspora mesophila. Protein-coding genes within it:
- a CDS encoding DUF3375 family protein → MRGKERSAEQLWLEFRANAAADVTMSLLRSNDALLHLALMAAHLGDGRIVDGESLTAKIDADLAGPMRGYLPADDEPGLTPAPDADTLLTRWTKKGWVRRSIDPDTRTERYQLTSGASQAVRQMSNLQRHTSLATESALSMVMAEIRQIAIEASPDPAARRQALDDQIAMLTAQREALDDDTTQDVDQRDLVDKVTALTQLIERIPADIARYGEQMQANTTALIRQSLADDPAAFADSLDRMFEGHDVISEAAEGQAFRAFATLIATPSQRAQLETDIAEIVSHVEGLRPDIADSLTGFIDAMWDRVREVEEARAVAFRRMNNFVRGGDALHYRSMRVLVNEAQAAAAEAFQHTHGGRDTGFAIPMSSADTSSVGRLRMHEGIGDPPDPLTSPADEFPVDPATLTGQESIDWASLRSAVNTTLSAGAGPATLSEVLDQLERPRTGDVIGLWSLAARWGEVDPQVRVRASVHTRQGRRDIFLPSAVFAEPVADPAAPMTRHRILRKQAFLLEEAMDA
- a CDS encoding cobyric acid synthase, translating into MTSTHGAGLLVAGTTSDAGKSLVASGLCRWLSRQGIRVAPFKAQNMSNNSMVCPDGSEIGRAQWVQAMAARVTPEAAMNPVLLKPGSDRTSHIVLMGRAHGTLRSGEYTTGRQKLAQAAFEALADLRSRFDVVICEGAGSPAEINLRAGDYVNMGLARHADLPVLVVADVDRGGSLAAMFGTLALLDAADQRQLAGFVVNKFRGDVDVLRPGLERITELTGRPVYGVLPWLDGVWIDSEDALAAGGWQRASVLQSEGPDARLAGRSERPLTVAVVRFPRVSNATDVDALASEPGVTVTLTADPDVVAGADLAVLPGSRATVSDLAWLRERGLDTAVVARARSGRPVLGVCGGYQMLTEKIVDPVESGQSVDGLGLLPAEVMFSTEKQLGRPQGSWRGHPVQAYEIHHGVATGTHRPSERFLDGYRAGSVWGTMWHGAFENDAFRRAWLTEIAGEAGRSWRPTGGPGFTEQRELMLDRLADAVTEHLDTQALLQLIEDGPPKDLPFIASSQVNS
- a CDS encoding cobalamin biosynthesis protein produces the protein MSKDVPVTWTTTTGLVAGAIADAVFGDPRRGHPVAGFGQAAGRLERAWWADSKPRGALYTAVAVGVPVAAAEAARRRSGNVQVAATALATWAVLGGRSLTREADLLARSLEAGDLEAARRRLPHLCGRDPAVLDADSLARATVESVAENTSDAVVAPLFWGAVAGLPGLIGYRAVNTLDAMVGHKSDRYRNFGWASARLDDAANVIPARLAGVLTAVAAPLVGGRTGDALRAWSADAGRHPSPNAGVVESAFAGALGRQLGGRTVYPYGVDERPVLGSGPDVKAADIPRAVRLSRAVSVGALATVVAGRIAVTTLTRRRRAR